The Apium graveolens cultivar Ventura chromosome 11, ASM990537v1, whole genome shotgun sequence genome has a window encoding:
- the LOC141696178 gene encoding exocyst complex component EXO70I-like: protein MTTAVEFDRLIAARDILRNGIEKSKDMAYVINESGCRLEEMKQRLPALEASIKTIARKCEVNQFRVDHAVGPAAAVLSVYNVVNQLQKWLLVADPHDSDVLIPYISKVKRLEEALRFLTENCKLAVLWLEDVVVLLENNVLLVQYGKHYFFSDHVRKSLRILRDLQAMEERSRLDEGLLHDSFTKLEKEFRHLLVQNTYPLKQQTSYIDTSTVSVLAYPLPVVEKLQLILERLTANNRLDRCISIYIEVRTLNFQATLQALDFDYLETTSLSEFDSLQSIESYIEKWTDDLEYAVKHLLEFEYRASNVVFDKEVVGSDVSNECFAKTVVRCGLLQGFIKFANAITKGKKEAIKLLKLLDIFASLNKLRVDFNRLFGGQTCVEIRTQMRDLIKKVINEACDIFWELPTQVESQRLSTPPADGGIPRLLSFVVDYSNELLSEYYRPILTQVLEIHWSWNNNHTLKDDLEKQRQQFLLKNEEVHYKKIIKALELNIQAWGRTYKDSTLSYIFLMNSHWYLCNNLKGTEIGDVMGDIWLRGQKECVEHYASVFVRESWGKLAPLLTDQEEGMQVLFSGGGTAVLRDSMKRRTKAFTEAFDEMYRKQCHWVVPDPGLRWRICQLLVRAVVPVYSNFILSCVSNLEVEVTEKDGIISPTPAGKRCVSNSKESLENMLCSLFQPKLARKHSTSAKSRHLIGKIKNVVTNHFLTTSSAAA from the coding sequence ATGACAACAGCAGTTGAGTTTGACAGACTCATAGCTGCTAGAGACATTTTAAGGAATGGTATCGAAAAATCAAAAGACATGGCTTACGTTATTAACGAAAGTGGCTGCAGACTGGAGGAGATGAAACAAAGATTGCCAGCACTAGAAGCTTCCATCAAAACGATTGCGCGGAAATGTGAGGTGAACCAATTTCGTGTGGATCATGCTGTTGGCCCTGCTGCTGCTGTATTGAGCGTTTATAATGTAGTCAATCAGCTCCAAAAATGGCTGCTCGTTGCTGATCCGCATGATTCTGATGTATTGATACCTTACATTTCTAAGGTCAAAAGACTGGAAGAAGCCCTCAGGTTTCTCACAGAAAATTGCAAATTAGCAGTTCTGTGGCTAGAAGATGTAGTCGTGCTCTTGGAAAACAATGTTTTACTAGTACAGTACGGCAAACATTATTTTTTCTCCGATCATGTTAGGAAATCTCTGAGAATTCTTCGGGATTTGCAGGCTATGGAAGAACGTTCCCGCCTCGATGAAGGTTTGCTTCATGATTCATTTACAAAGCTGGAAAAAGAATTCAGACATCTCTTGGTTCAAAATACTTACCCTCTCAAACAACAAACAAGCTACATCGACACTAGTACAGTTTCAGTGTTAGCTTATCCCCTCCCTGTCGTTGAGAAGTTGCAACTTATTTTGGAGAGGCTGACTGCTAATAATCGGCTTGACAGATGCATATCTATCTACATAGAGGTTCGGACCCTCAACTTCCAAGCAACATTACAGGCACTTGATTTCGATTACCTCGAGACAACCTCGCTTTCTGAATTTGATAGTCTCCAAAGCATAGAGAGCTACATTGAGAAATGGACTGATGATTTGGAATATGCTGTGAAGCATCTACTGGAGTTCGAATACAGAGCCAGCAATGTTGTATTTGACAAGGAGGTAGTTGGATCAGATGTTTCAAATGAATGTTTTGCCAAGACCGTAGTGAGATGTGGACTATTGCAGGGTTTTATCAAATTTGCAAACGCTATCACCAAAGGGAAGAAAGAAGCAATCAAGCTCCTAAAACTGTTGGATATTTTTGCATCTCTTAACAAATTACGGGTGGATTTTAACAGACTCTTTGGTGGGCAAACCTGTGTGGAGATCCGAACTCAGATGAGAGATCTCATCAAGAAGGTGATCAATGAAGCTTGTGATATCTTCTGGGAACTTCCAACTCAAGTTGAGTCACAAAGGCTGTCCACACCTCCTGCGGATGGAGGTATTCCGAGGCTGTTAAGTTTTGTGGTTGATTACTCTAATGAGCTGTTAAGTGAATACTACAGACCTATATTGACTCAGGTTCTGGAGATTCACTGGAGTTGGAATAATAATCACACCCTCAAGGATGATTTGGAGAAGCAGCGACAGCAATTCCTGTTGAAGAACGAGGAGGTTCACTACAAGAAGATAATAAAGGCACTCGAGCTTAATATACAGGCATGGGGAAGGACATACAAAGACTCAACGCTTTCCTACATTTTCCTGATGAACAGCCACTGGTATTTGTGCAATAACTTGAAGGGCACGGAGATTGGTGATGTGATGGGGGATATATGGTTAAGAGGACAGAAGGAGTGTGTGGAACATTATGCGTCTGTATTTGTGAGAGAGAGTTGGGGAAAACTGGCTCCTCTTTTAACTGATCAGGAAGAGGGTATGCAGGTCTTGTTCTCAGGTGGTGGGACAGCAGTTTTACGTGATTCGATGAAGAGGAGAACTAAAGCCTTTACAGAGGCTTTTGATGAAATGTACAGGAAGCAGTGCCATTGGGTGGTACCTGATCCAGGATTAAGATGGAGGATATGTCAGCTCCTTGTGAGAGCTGTTGTCCCAGTTTATAGCAACTTCATTCTAAGCTGCGTTTCTAATTTGGAGGTGGAGGTGACTGAGAAAGACGGAATTATTAGTCCAACTCCTGCTGGGAAGAGGTGTGTGAGTAACAGCAAAGAGAGCTTGGAGAATATGCTGTGCTCCTTATTTCAGCCCAAGCTAGCAAGGAAGCATAGCACTTCTGCTAAATCCAGGCACCTGATTGGTAAAATCAAGAATGTTGTCACCAACCACTTTCTAACAACTTCTTCTGCTGCTGCCTAA